The genome window TGGAAACCCCTCTGCTTGCTGGATACCAGAAGTCAGTCGTATCTAGAGTTCCCGTTGAACTAGTCAATAGTATCACATTCACTGATGCCACCAATCCAAGAAGTCAAAATCGTCTCCCCGCAGACGGTCATCATAATTGTACAACATTCATAACATTCTGAATTAATATAAGTAAATTGCCGATTCATAGTGCGATGCAGTTCGTAGAATCCTGTTCACTATCGTGCTGCTTCATCCCACAATACAACTCTTTTATCATGTAGAAAGCAGTATTCACTTGGGTCGATATGGACAAACCATTCAAAGATACGCTTAAGGAAAAACTAGCACCCAGACTTCCGAAAGAAGAGCTAGACGCTTTGCCGTCTGGCTATCAACGTGTCGGTGATATCCTCATATTGAGCCTCCAATCTGAAGCTGAGCATCATCGATTGCTGATTGGAGAAGCTACTCTCGAAGTTGTCCCCAATGTACGGACGGTTTGTCATAAAATAGGAGGAATATCCGGTGCTATGCGCCTGCCCAAAATCGAAGTTATTGCAGGTGAACCAAGCACCATTACGGTACATAAAGAAAACGGTTGTCTATTCAGACTCGATATATCTGAAGTGATGTTTGCGAAAGGAAATGTTACTGAACGCGCACGCATTGCCAAGAGAGTCGGCGAATCAGAAACAGTCGTCGATATGTTTGCTGGCATAGGATATTTCTCAATACCAATTGCTGTTTTAGGAAAACCGGCTCAGGTCTATGCTGTTGAGATTAACCCGGTGAGTTTCGATTTCCTGAAAGAGAATATCGAACTAAATAATGTTCAAGACATCGTTACACCCCTTTTTGGTGACTGTAGAGACTATGCAACTCAGCTGAATGGTTCTGCAGACCGCATTGTTATGGGATACCTGCCTGATACCTATGAATTCCTGCCGGCTGCTTTCCACATTCTCAAGAAACATGGGGGTATTATCCACTATCATGATGTTTTCTATGAATCGGAGCTCTTCGAGGCCCCTATAGGCCTTCTCAAGGAGTATTCAGAGGGGGCTGGATATCATATTGAACGAATCCTGTCAAAACGCGAAGTAAAGAGCTATGCACCAAGACAGCTTCATGTAGTGCTTGATGTTGAATTTGGACGGGGAAACAGTCGATAAGCATCCCACTCTTGGGATTCGAGTCATAGGAAATAGATCTAAGCGGATGCTCTAAGAACTGCTTCTGCGTAAGTGGAAACAAATGCATTCTCTGTATTAAGACGATACTCGTATTTCCCGCGGCCCCATGTACCTCTTTTCGTCATAAGCACCAGTCCAACTGTTATTAGACGATCCATAACTCCTGCGCGCTTGTAAATCACTTTTCGCGATACTCCGCTTTCCAAATGGATTTGATGTCTGTTCATCCAACCTTTAGATATCTCCTTCAAATGGGTGTGCTTAGGTTTCCCATCCACCAAGAAAGCCTTTGCGAGAGCCTCAAGAATATCTATTTCTCTCTCTCTAAGAAAATTCCTGAAGAATCTCTCGAGCTGCTTCTTCTTCCACGATTCAATTTCCGTAAGGATGTTTTTCAGATCTTGTTCCGAGACTGACACTTCAACAACTGAAATGTCTCCAATCCCCCAGTTATCTTCATTGGCACCTATAGCTGATTCTTTACTTGTTGGCAGATTCGTAGTTGACAGACTGGTGCTGGTATAATAGAACTGGGTAACAAATGCACCTAAGCCGAGGCCGACCAACAATACCACTATAAT of Candidatus Lokiarchaeota archaeon contains these proteins:
- a CDS encoding methyltransferase, with translation MDKPFKDTLKEKLAPRLPKEELDALPSGYQRVGDILILSLQSEAEHHRLLIGEATLEVVPNVRTVCHKIGGISGAMRLPKIEVIAGEPSTITVHKENGCLFRLDISEVMFAKGNVTERARIAKRVGESETVVDMFAGIGYFSIPIAVLGKPAQVYAVEINPVSFDFLKENIELNNVQDIVTPLFGDCRDYATQLNGSADRIVMGYLPDTYEFLPAAFHILKKHGGIIHYHDVFYESELFEAPIGLLKEYSEGAGYHIERILSKREVKSYAPRQLHVVLDVEFGRGNSR